The proteins below are encoded in one region of Brassica napus cultivar Da-Ae chromosome A6, Da-Ae, whole genome shotgun sequence:
- the BNAANNG05650D gene encoding uncharacterized protein BNAANNG05650D yields MQRLCTKLRSISLRSNRNLSLIGAPHRLIHHSPTSQLTLGFATPTPSKWSFLPATSLAGASPFVPHHFVQVRSITSKDKMAKWKKKWRPRTPITSKVKKVKIKFYSSYKDRFKPLNDGTIRRWKEGKRHNAHLKSKKSKRRLRQPGLVPPAYAKVMKKLNFCN; encoded by the exons ATGCAGAGGCTTTGCACTAAGCTCCGTTCCATTTCACTCCGTTCAAATCGAAACCTCTCTTTAATCGGCGCTCCTCACCGTCTCATCCACCATTCCCCGACTTCTCAGCTAACCCTAGGTTTCGCCACGCCCACGCCGAGCAAATGGAGCTTCCTCCCCGCCACCTCGCTCGCCGGAGCTTCTCCCTTCGTTCCTCATCAT TTTGTTCAAGTACGGAGCATCACTTCCAAGGACAAGATGGcaaagtggaagaagaagtggaggCCTAGGACTCCAATCACCTCTAAAGTCAAGAAAGTCAAGATCAAGTTCTATTC GTCATACAAAGACAGGTTTAAGCCACTGAATGATGGTACCATCCGTCGTTGGAAAGAAGGCAAGCGCCACAACGCACACCTCAAG TCAAAGAAATCAAAGCGTAGATTGAGACAGCCTGGACTAGTACCACCAGCATATGCCAAAGTCATGAAGAAACTCAATTTCTGCAATTGA
- the LOC106386431 gene encoding transcription initiation factor TFIID subunit 14b isoform X2, translating into MTKQAQDPPETSEPTLKSLRTKMTKSDEKKLKDIEISVPLVYGNIAYWLGKKASEYQSHKWTVYVRGATNEDISVVIKKVVFQLHSSFNNPTRVIEEPPFEVSESGWGEFEIAITLHFHSDVCDKPLSLYHHLKLYPEDESGPLTMKKPVVVEHYDEIVFPDPCESFLARVQNHPALTFPRLPSGYNLPAPMQVDDNGKKKRGDTKDHSLGQWFTSFSEADELLQLAAARQQVQAHIAKLRRQISLLEGQNQTIKTGSDP; encoded by the exons ATGACGAAACAAGCTCAAGATCCGCCTGAAACCTCCGAACCCACTTTGAAATCCCTCAGAACCAAGATGACCAAATCCGACGAAAAG AAGCTTAAAGACATTGAGATAAGCGTTCCACTTGTGTATGGCAACATTGCTTACTGGCTCGGCAAGAAGGCTAGCGA ATACCAATCTCACAAATGGACTGTATATGTTCGTGGGGCAACAAACGAAGACATCAGTGTTGTAATAAAGAAAGTTGTCTTCCAGCTCCACTCTAGTTTCAACAACCCCACAAGAGTCATCGAGGAGCCTCCGTTCGAGGTCTCCGAATCTGGCTGGGGAGAATTCGAGATTGCCATTACTTTGCATTTCCACAGCGACGTCTGTGACAAGCCATTGAGTTT atatCATCACTTAAAGTTATACCCAGAGGATGAGTCAGGTCCTTTGACAATGAAGAAGCCTGTGGTTGTGGAACACTACGACGAGATTGTGTTTCCTGATCCTTGTGAAAGTTTTCTTGCTAGAGTTCAGAATCACCCCGCTTTGACGTTTCCTAGATTACCCTCTGGTTACAACTTGCCTGCTCCTA TGCAAGTTGATGATAACGGGAAAAAGAAGAGAGGCGatactaaagatcatagctTGGGACAATGGTTCACGAGCTTCTCTGAAGCTGATGAGTTGTTACAGCTTGCGGCTGCTCGTCAAcag GTTCAAGCTCATATTGCTAAACTCAGGCGACAAATAAGTTTGCTTGAGGGACAGAATCAGACCATCAAAACAGGTTCTGATCCGTGA
- the LOC106386431 gene encoding transcription initiation factor TFIID subunit 14b isoform X1, giving the protein MTKQAQDPPETSEPTLKSLRTKMTKSDEKKKLKDIEISVPLVYGNIAYWLGKKASEYQSHKWTVYVRGATNEDISVVIKKVVFQLHSSFNNPTRVIEEPPFEVSESGWGEFEIAITLHFHSDVCDKPLSLYHHLKLYPEDESGPLTMKKPVVVEHYDEIVFPDPCESFLARVQNHPALTFPRLPSGYNLPAPMQVDDNGKKKRGDTKDHSLGQWFTSFSEADELLQLAAARQQVQAHIAKLRRQISLLEGQNQTIKTGSDP; this is encoded by the exons ATGACGAAACAAGCTCAAGATCCGCCTGAAACCTCCGAACCCACTTTGAAATCCCTCAGAACCAAGATGACCAAATCCGACGAAAAG AAGAAGCTTAAAGACATTGAGATAAGCGTTCCACTTGTGTATGGCAACATTGCTTACTGGCTCGGCAAGAAGGCTAGCGA ATACCAATCTCACAAATGGACTGTATATGTTCGTGGGGCAACAAACGAAGACATCAGTGTTGTAATAAAGAAAGTTGTCTTCCAGCTCCACTCTAGTTTCAACAACCCCACAAGAGTCATCGAGGAGCCTCCGTTCGAGGTCTCCGAATCTGGCTGGGGAGAATTCGAGATTGCCATTACTTTGCATTTCCACAGCGACGTCTGTGACAAGCCATTGAGTTT atatCATCACTTAAAGTTATACCCAGAGGATGAGTCAGGTCCTTTGACAATGAAGAAGCCTGTGGTTGTGGAACACTACGACGAGATTGTGTTTCCTGATCCTTGTGAAAGTTTTCTTGCTAGAGTTCAGAATCACCCCGCTTTGACGTTTCCTAGATTACCCTCTGGTTACAACTTGCCTGCTCCTA TGCAAGTTGATGATAACGGGAAAAAGAAGAGAGGCGatactaaagatcatagctTGGGACAATGGTTCACGAGCTTCTCTGAAGCTGATGAGTTGTTACAGCTTGCGGCTGCTCGTCAAcag GTTCAAGCTCATATTGCTAAACTCAGGCGACAAATAAGTTTGCTTGAGGGACAGAATCAGACCATCAAAACAGGTTCTGATCCGTGA
- the BNAANNG05670D gene encoding uncharacterized protein BNAANNG05670D has protein sequence MDAEGKAEGKRVQEAASTELVVDIYQGFTIDERDLTQPSKDPGYYRVLVWIDGKDVHGTKVVKSFVGFHQFNERLVIDLHSFDYKYIYIELQRGACFKDPGTSNGTVVMGRAKIRLPPWNSCNKFAFKANLIGLNSDPCVVAKGYLNVSMYLHRYRA, from the coding sequence ATGGATGCTGAGGGAAAAGCCGAGGGGAAAAGAGTTCAGGAAGCAGCAAGCACAGAGTTAGTCGTTGATATCTATCAAGGATTCACAATAGATGAAAGAGACCTTACACAACCTAGCAAGGATCCTGGGTACTACAGAGTTTTGGTATGGATAGACGGAAAAGATGTACACGGAACGAAAGTGGTCAAGTCTTTTGTAGGCTTCCATCAATTCAATGAAAGATTAGTGATTGATTTACATTCTTTTGATTACAAATATATCTACATTGAGTTGCAAAGAGGGGCTTGTTTTAAAGATCCTGGAACATCTAATGGTACTGTTGTGATGGGTCGAGCCAAGATTCGATTGCCTCCTTGGAACAGTTGCAACAAGTTCGCTTTTAAGGCCAACCTCATTGGTTTGAATAGTGACCCATGTGTAGTTGCTAAGGGATACCTAAATGTGTCTATGTATCTTCATAGATATCGTGCGTGA